One genomic window of Desmospora activa DSM 45169 includes the following:
- a CDS encoding competence/damage-inducible protein A, which produces MRAELVAVGTELLLGQIVDTHSAYLSRFLSDIGIDVFYHTAVGDNQARLQDVIRAAHSRSDLVIFTGGLGPTEDDLTKEAVSAVLGLDLVEHPPSVKALEELFIERGLDVPASNYKQALVFPQGTVFPNPNGTAPGVAVTHDGTTFVLLPGPPVELYPMVENEVRPFLEALLPTKEVLLSHVLRFYGIGESHLVKKVEPLIQHQSNPTIAPLAKEGEVTLRLTAKAADHKQAWNLIQPVKAEIVKQVGHYLYGVNDDTLEVVAIRALSEKRQTVALAESCTGGLIARMLTAIPGASNVFRGGFVSYSDDAKQKWLHVSSEVLASAGAISEAAARSMAEGAMAQLDADWGVSVTGVAGPDPAEGKPVGLVFLGIAAKEGKTTVHRLSLRGSREKIQIRAAKHALFILQERLRGTFRER; this is translated from the coding sequence TTGCGGGCTGAATTGGTTGCGGTGGGAACAGAGTTGTTGTTGGGGCAGATTGTGGACACCCACTCTGCCTATTTGTCACGTTTCTTGTCCGATATCGGCATCGATGTGTTCTACCACACTGCTGTGGGTGATAACCAAGCGCGCCTGCAGGATGTGATCCGAGCCGCTCACTCCCGCTCTGATCTGGTAATTTTTACTGGAGGATTGGGTCCGACGGAAGACGATTTAACCAAGGAAGCGGTTTCCGCAGTATTGGGATTAGATTTGGTTGAACATCCTCCCTCTGTCAAGGCGTTGGAGGAGCTGTTCATCGAGCGGGGATTAGATGTTCCAGCCTCAAACTACAAACAGGCGCTGGTCTTCCCACAGGGAACCGTTTTCCCCAACCCTAACGGAACCGCTCCAGGAGTAGCCGTCACCCATGACGGAACCACATTCGTCCTCCTTCCGGGACCGCCGGTGGAGCTTTATCCGATGGTCGAGAACGAGGTGCGTCCATTCCTGGAAGCGTTGCTCCCTACCAAAGAAGTGCTGCTTTCCCATGTGCTTCGTTTTTATGGGATTGGTGAGTCCCATCTGGTAAAAAAGGTTGAGCCACTCATTCAGCACCAGTCCAATCCGACAATTGCCCCGTTGGCGAAGGAAGGGGAAGTGACGCTACGTTTAACGGCCAAAGCTGCGGATCACAAGCAGGCATGGAATTTGATCCAGCCTGTTAAAGCAGAAATCGTAAAACAAGTGGGTCACTATCTCTACGGTGTAAATGATGATACCTTAGAAGTGGTGGCGATACGGGCTTTGTCCGAAAAGAGGCAAACCGTCGCTTTGGCTGAAAGCTGCACAGGCGGGCTGATTGCCCGAATGCTGACGGCGATTCCCGGTGCCAGCAATGTGTTCCGTGGTGGCTTTGTCAGTTACAGCGATGATGCAAAACAGAAGTGGTTGCACGTATCTTCGGAAGTGCTCGCCTCCGCTGGAGCGATCAGCGAAGCGGCTGCCCGGTCGATGGCGGAAGGGGCGATGGCGCAATTGGACGCCGACTGGGGTGTGAGTGTAACCGGGGTAGCGGGCCCTGATCCCGCTGAAGGGAAGCCTGTGGGGTTAGTTTTCCTTGGAATCGCAGCAAAGGAGGGAAAGACAACCGTACATCGTCTCTCCTTACGGGGTTCCAGGGAAAAAATTCAGATCCGGGCTGCCAAACATGCCTTGTTTATTCTACAGGAACGTTTACGAGGAACGTTTAGAGAAAGGTGA
- the recA gene encoding recombinase RecA, which produces MSDRRQALDMALRQIEKQFGKGSIMKMGEGGTRQVETISSGALALDISLGIGGYPRGRIIEVYGPESSGKTTVALHAIAEVQRTGGQAAFIDAEHALDPVYAGRLGVNVDELLLSQPDTGEQALEIAEALVRSGAIDIIVIDSVAALVPKAEIEGEMGDSHVGLQARLMSQALRKLSGAISKSNTIAIFINQIREKVGIMFGNPETTPGGRALKFYSSVRLEVRRAETIKQGNEMVGNRTRIKVVKNKVAPPFKQAEVDIMYGEGISREGSILDIGSDLDVVKKSGAWYSFNGDRLGQGRENAKQFLKENYPLSLQIENKIREHYNLSGVSSEEVEEEQPESKKKKKEKDEETLTLDAQE; this is translated from the coding sequence ATGTCCGATCGTCGTCAGGCATTAGATATGGCCTTAAGACAGATTGAGAAGCAGTTTGGCAAAGGCTCGATTATGAAGATGGGCGAAGGCGGTACTCGCCAGGTAGAGACGATTTCCAGCGGTGCGCTGGCTCTGGATATTTCGTTGGGTATTGGCGGTTATCCGCGCGGACGGATTATTGAAGTGTATGGTCCGGAATCCTCCGGTAAAACGACGGTCGCGCTCCATGCAATCGCAGAAGTGCAGCGCACCGGGGGACAAGCTGCTTTTATCGATGCGGAGCATGCCCTGGACCCGGTGTATGCGGGTAGATTGGGAGTTAATGTCGATGAGTTGCTGCTTTCCCAGCCCGACACAGGAGAGCAGGCACTGGAAATCGCGGAAGCGTTGGTGCGTAGTGGGGCGATTGACATTATCGTGATCGACTCTGTCGCGGCTCTGGTGCCGAAAGCGGAGATCGAAGGGGAGATGGGTGATTCTCACGTCGGGTTACAGGCCCGCCTCATGTCTCAAGCATTGCGGAAATTGTCGGGAGCGATCAGCAAATCGAATACGATTGCCATCTTTATCAACCAGATCCGTGAAAAAGTAGGCATTATGTTTGGAAATCCGGAGACGACTCCCGGCGGTCGAGCGTTAAAATTCTACTCCAGTGTGCGTTTGGAAGTACGCCGTGCCGAGACAATTAAACAAGGCAATGAAATGGTAGGGAACCGCACCCGCATCAAAGTGGTTAAAAACAAGGTTGCCCCTCCCTTTAAACAGGCGGAAGTCGATATTATGTACGGTGAGGGAATCTCCCGTGAAGGAAGTATTCTCGATATCGGCAGTGACCTGGATGTGGTGAAAAAGAGCGGCGCTTGGTATTCGTTCAATGGCGACCGTTTGGGTCAAGGCCGGGAAAATGCAAAACAATTCCTCAAGGAAAATTACCCCTTGTCCCTACAAATTGAAAATAAGATCCGGGAGCACTATAACCTGAGCGGTGTTTCCTCTGAAGAGGTAGAGGAGGAGCAGCCGGAGAGCAAGAAAAAGAAGAAAGAAAAGGATGAAGAGACGCTCACCCTGGATGCCCAAGAGTGA
- a CDS encoding RecX family transcriptional regulator produces the protein METGTITRIERQKSGAPRYNIHIDGEYRLAVHEDVLVRFALSKGMKVDPEELASILEAEEVNKVNQAALRFLGYRPRTIAEVERHLLEKGFAAHPITSVLDRMTKAGYLNDRRFAQEWVRERSRRKGYGPLLLRQELERKGIATEWVDEALAQMGEEERASQIQEVAEKRFIRLRHHPWPTVERRLGQYLLRRGFSGSEVYPILAALKKRHNEGE, from the coding sequence ATGGAAACGGGAACGATCACGCGCATTGAGAGGCAGAAAAGCGGAGCGCCCCGTTACAACATCCATATTGACGGTGAATACCGACTGGCGGTTCATGAAGATGTGCTGGTGCGCTTTGCGCTGTCTAAGGGGATGAAGGTAGACCCGGAGGAGTTGGCTTCCATTTTAGAAGCGGAGGAAGTCAACAAAGTGAATCAAGCCGCCCTACGCTTTTTAGGCTATCGCCCCCGTACGATTGCCGAAGTGGAACGCCATTTACTCGAAAAAGGATTCGCTGCCCATCCTATTACATCCGTACTTGACCGTATGACAAAGGCAGGTTACTTGAATGACCGCCGCTTTGCCCAAGAATGGGTAAGGGAGCGCAGCCGCCGAAAAGGATACGGTCCCCTCTTGTTACGGCAGGAGTTGGAGCGAAAAGGGATTGCTACGGAGTGGGTAGATGAGGCTTTGGCTCAAATGGGGGAGGAAGAGAGAGCATCTCAGATCCAAGAGGTGGCGGAAAAACGCTTTATCCGACTTCGCCATCATCCCTGGCCCACGGTGGAACGCCGCCTGGGCCAATATTTGTTGCGCCGGGGCTTTTCCGGGTCTGAGGTTTATCCGATATTGGCGGCGTTGAAGAAACGGCATAACGAAGGGGAGTGA
- a CDS encoding DUF3388 domain-containing protein — translation MGGHDWYLEYQIHKNRPGLLGDIASLLGMLSINILTINGVENKRRGMLLRTDDELKIDALKQILNRVDNITVTAIRPPTLMDRMAVRHGRYLDRCLEDERTYRFTREELGLLVDFMAELFQKEGHQVVGVRGMPRVGKTESIVASSVCANKRWTFLSSTLLKQTVRKQLADDEMTPNNVYIIDGIVSTLRSTERHHLLVQEIMRMGATKVIEHPDIFVRETEFTFADFDYIIELRNHPDEAISYEVLDNDMAAFDIR, via the coding sequence ATGGGCGGTCATGATTGGTACTTAGAATATCAGATTCACAAAAATCGTCCTGGATTATTGGGTGATATTGCCTCGTTATTGGGGATGCTTTCCATTAATATCTTAACCATTAACGGAGTAGAGAACAAACGGCGTGGCATGCTTCTTAGAACTGATGATGAATTAAAAATCGATGCACTCAAACAAATTCTGAATCGAGTGGACAATATCACGGTGACCGCCATCCGTCCACCCACACTGATGGATCGTATGGCCGTTCGCCATGGACGCTACTTGGATCGTTGTCTGGAGGATGAGCGAACCTATCGTTTTACCCGGGAAGAGCTTGGATTACTGGTTGACTTTATGGCCGAGCTGTTCCAAAAAGAAGGGCATCAAGTAGTGGGAGTCAGAGGGATGCCCCGTGTGGGCAAGACGGAATCCATCGTCGCTTCCAGCGTATGTGCCAATAAACGATGGACCTTTTTATCCTCGACGCTGCTAAAGCAAACGGTTCGCAAACAATTGGCAGATGATGAGATGACTCCCAACAATGTGTATATCATCGACGGGATCGTCTCCACCCTGCGCTCGACTGAACGACACCATTTGTTGGTGCAGGAGATTATGCGTATGGGGGCAACCAAGGTAATTGAACACCCGGATATTTTTGTGCGGGAAACGGAATTTACTTTTGCTGATTTTGATTATATTATCGAGCTGCGCAATCATCCCGATGAAGCCATCTCATATGAGGTTTTGGACAATGATATGGCGGCCTTTGATATACGATAA
- a CDS encoding metal-sulfur cluster assembly factor: protein MDKEKIQEEVMEALETVEDPELHIDIVNLGLVYGVEVDDEGNAKVTMTLTAMGCPLAGMINEMVTAAAKSVEGVKNVEVNIVWNPPWSKERMSRYAKMALGIH from the coding sequence TTGGATAAAGAAAAAATCCAGGAAGAAGTGATGGAAGCCCTGGAAACTGTGGAAGATCCGGAGCTTCATATCGATATTGTCAATCTTGGTTTGGTATATGGCGTGGAAGTGGATGATGAGGGAAATGCGAAAGTAACCATGACCCTCACCGCCATGGGCTGTCCGCTGGCGGGCATGATCAACGAAATGGTAACCGCTGCCGCTAAATCGGTGGAAGGCGTCAAGAACGTGGAGGTCAATATCGTCTGGAACCCGCCGTGGTCAAAAGAACGCATGTCCCGCTACGCCAAGATGGCCCTGGGCATTCACTGA
- a CDS encoding helix-turn-helix domain-containing protein, with amino-acid sequence MSNPTDQLREARERAGLSLEDVQQRTKIQVQYLEAIEKGEFERLPGSFYARAFIRSYAEHVGVEPLPLVKFYEQETPTEAEENGGEQSLSSLSRRQRYARKSRHKQFKGFSFSFPRSILPKGYAWLLLVLFILLIPAVIYVFKVYGDDGGKEEAQGQVSAEAAQQEEDGDEVVVELVQPAETYEYGDVFEISNAEQAEVTLEAKGDTRFRYRAGGPKEEVTEEADLAKGQSKTFTHSSWVSIFIQNPDQVELTVNGHVIDTTEATEAQAYQLKIKK; translated from the coding sequence ATGTCCAATCCGACGGATCAGTTGCGGGAAGCGCGGGAACGAGCCGGGCTTTCGTTGGAAGACGTACAACAACGGACTAAAATTCAGGTTCAATACTTGGAAGCGATTGAAAAAGGAGAGTTTGAACGTTTACCCGGCAGTTTTTATGCCCGGGCCTTTATCCGATCGTATGCCGAACATGTAGGTGTGGAGCCGTTACCTCTGGTAAAGTTTTATGAGCAAGAGACACCAACGGAAGCGGAAGAAAACGGGGGGGAACAATCCCTTTCCTCCTTAAGCCGCCGACAACGATATGCTCGCAAATCCCGGCACAAGCAGTTTAAGGGTTTCTCTTTTTCCTTCCCTCGCTCCATTCTCCCCAAGGGATATGCATGGCTGCTGCTGGTATTGTTCATCTTGTTGATTCCCGCCGTCATCTATGTTTTTAAGGTATATGGTGACGACGGTGGAAAGGAAGAGGCTCAGGGACAAGTATCTGCTGAAGCCGCCCAGCAAGAGGAGGATGGCGATGAAGTTGTTGTGGAATTAGTACAGCCCGCGGAGACATATGAGTATGGAGATGTGTTTGAGATCAGCAACGCTGAGCAGGCGGAAGTTACGTTAGAGGCCAAAGGGGACACTCGGTTTCGATATCGCGCCGGTGGACCAAAGGAAGAGGTAACCGAAGAAGCCGATTTGGCCAAGGGGCAGTCAAAGACCTTTACACACTCCAGTTGGGTTTCGATTTTTATTCAAAATCCTGATCAGGTTGAGTTGACGGTGAACGGTCATGTGATTGATACCACTGAAGCGACGGAAGCACAGGCGTACCAATTGAAGATAAAAAAATAG
- a CDS encoding DEAD/DEAH box helicase: MKQFESFQLDPAILKGIREMGFEEPSPIQAECIPAVLRGEDVIGQAQTGTGKTAAFGIPLLDHVDTSRRKVQSVVLAPTRELAIQVSEELRKIGRPKRVITLPIYGGQSIGRQIKTLKQGVHVVIGTPGRMLDHLRRGTLKLDDVEIMVLDEADEMLDMGFIDDIEAVMKFLPESRQLLLFSATMPQGIRQLAQKYMRKPRYITVSRGEVTAPVIEQVFYKVLESAKLESLCRILDSEEVGQGILFCRTKKGVDELAEALMARGYLAGGLHGDMAQQQRDRVMNAFRRGDVELLVATDVAARGIDIGSISHVINYDIPQDSESYVHRIGRTGRAGRTGIALTLVTPREMKQLRSIELEIGDHLTARELPSLEEVAERQQQVLTEQLQEIIQSDEPASIFQEMVEALTEEHDPKKVAVAALQMAFADRFTSGNDAVYDFGETGASPGMVRFFINVGRNANIRPPELVKAIAEQSGIHPKKVGRINIYDRFSFVEVPEEAAPFVFEALRQTKINGARVNLEPARPRNRN; this comes from the coding sequence ATGAAGCAATTTGAATCTTTTCAATTGGATCCTGCCATTTTAAAAGGGATCCGCGAGATGGGTTTTGAAGAACCTTCTCCTATCCAGGCGGAATGTATTCCCGCCGTTTTGCGGGGAGAAGACGTGATCGGTCAAGCACAGACCGGTACGGGTAAAACGGCGGCCTTTGGGATTCCGTTGCTGGACCATGTGGATACCAGCCGCCGCAAAGTGCAAAGTGTGGTGCTAGCACCGACGCGGGAGCTGGCGATCCAAGTATCGGAAGAGCTCCGCAAAATCGGTCGACCGAAGCGGGTGATCACACTACCGATTTATGGTGGTCAATCGATCGGCCGACAGATTAAGACGTTAAAACAAGGGGTCCATGTGGTGATCGGAACGCCGGGGCGGATGTTGGACCATCTGCGCCGGGGGACGTTAAAGCTGGACGATGTAGAGATTATGGTGTTGGATGAAGCAGATGAAATGCTGGATATGGGCTTTATCGACGATATTGAGGCAGTGATGAAGTTTCTGCCGGAATCCCGTCAACTGCTGCTCTTTTCTGCAACGATGCCGCAAGGGATTCGCCAACTGGCCCAAAAATATATGCGCAAGCCCCGCTATATAACCGTAAGTCGGGGGGAAGTGACTGCACCGGTGATTGAACAGGTGTTTTATAAAGTGTTGGAGAGCGCCAAGTTGGAATCCTTGTGCCGTATCCTCGATAGTGAAGAAGTGGGACAAGGCATCCTGTTCTGCCGTACCAAAAAAGGTGTGGACGAACTGGCGGAAGCCTTGATGGCCAGAGGCTATCTTGCAGGCGGTTTGCATGGGGATATGGCCCAACAACAGCGTGACCGGGTGATGAATGCGTTTCGCCGCGGGGATGTGGAATTGTTGGTGGCAACCGATGTAGCGGCGCGGGGAATTGACATCGGCAGCATTTCCCATGTGATCAACTATGATATTCCTCAAGATTCCGAGAGCTATGTTCATCGGATCGGCCGTACCGGTCGTGCTGGACGCACTGGAATCGCCCTCACCTTGGTGACTCCTCGTGAGATGAAACAGTTGCGCTCGATTGAACTGGAGATTGGTGATCATCTGACTGCCCGTGAGTTACCCAGCTTGGAAGAAGTGGCGGAACGGCAGCAACAGGTGTTGACGGAACAGTTACAGGAAATTATCCAGTCCGATGAACCGGCTTCCATTTTCCAAGAGATGGTGGAGGCGTTGACAGAGGAGCATGATCCGAAAAAAGTGGCTGTAGCCGCTTTACAGATGGCTTTTGCCGATCGCTTTACTTCTGGCAATGATGCGGTGTATGATTTTGGTGAAACCGGTGCATCACCGGGGATGGTTCGCTTCTTTATCAATGTCGGCCGCAATGCTAACATTCGTCCCCCAGAGCTGGTGAAAGCGATTGCCGAGCAGTCCGGGATCCATCCGAAAAAAGTGGGACGTATCAATATCTACGACCGCTTTTCCTTTGTCGAGGTGCCGGAGGAAGCAGCACCCTTCGTTTTTGAAGCGCTGCGCCAAACTAAAATCAATGGGGCTCGGGTAAACTTGGAACCGGCCCGCCCACGTAACCGCAACTGA
- the pgsA gene encoding CDP-diacylglycerol--glycerol-3-phosphate 3-phosphatidyltransferase, translating to MNLANKITLARIFLVPVVMIFLLVKYDMGQFQVGQGVITVSEIIATLVFILAAVTDGLDGYIARKKKLVTNLGKFLDPLADKLLISAALISLVEMQRLDAWIAIVIISREFAVTGLRLVAAAEGEVIAASPMGKLKTIIQIIAIAALMLNNFPFSSIAFPFSQIFIGLAVVITVWSGIDYFLKNRRVIRFSKSR from the coding sequence GTGAATCTAGCCAATAAAATCACGCTTGCCCGCATCTTTTTGGTACCGGTGGTTATGATTTTTCTTCTGGTCAAGTATGATATGGGACAATTCCAGGTGGGGCAAGGCGTCATCACCGTCAGCGAAATTATCGCTACTTTGGTGTTTATCCTGGCTGCAGTCACTGACGGTCTGGATGGGTATATCGCCCGGAAAAAGAAATTGGTTACCAATCTGGGGAAATTTTTAGACCCATTGGCGGATAAATTGTTGATTTCTGCTGCGTTGATTTCTTTGGTGGAAATGCAGCGATTGGATGCATGGATTGCGATTGTCATCATCAGCCGTGAATTTGCTGTCACGGGTCTTCGCTTAGTGGCAGCTGCTGAAGGAGAGGTTATTGCTGCCAGTCCGATGGGTAAACTGAAAACGATCATCCAGATTATCGCCATCGCTGCTTTGATGTTGAACAATTTCCCCTTCTCCTCCATCGCGTTTCCGTTCTCCCAGATTTTTATCGGGTTGGCGGTTGTGATCACCGTCTGGTCGGGCATTGATTATTTTTTGAAAAACCGACGCGTGATCCGATTTTCTAAATCCCGATGA
- a CDS encoding cation diffusion facilitator family transporter codes for MKPNRAAGLSIISNLTVVSMKFVTGLLTGSVAILSEAIHSSLDLMASIMAYFSVKISNKPPDREHPYGHGKIENISGTIETLLIVVAGIWIIVESTKKLMHPEPIHLPFLGVAIMLIGALINWIVGRIVKRVGEESKSVAMKSNALHLLTDVYSSIGVAASLLVVSLTDLYILDPLIGIGIALYIMKEALQLGNESFLPLLDVKLSEEEEKQIRQILRSYADEYVEYHDLRTRRSGPEEHIDLHLIVESKMTVDEAHRLCDRIEVEMQRAFPQAQILIHIEPEHEKRD; via the coding sequence ATGAAACCAAATCGTGCGGCAGGATTATCGATTATTAGCAACTTAACCGTTGTGTCGATGAAATTCGTCACCGGTTTACTTACGGGGTCTGTTGCCATATTATCCGAGGCGATCCACTCCTCTCTTGACTTGATGGCCTCCATTATGGCTTATTTTTCGGTGAAAATATCCAACAAACCGCCGGATCGTGAACATCCATACGGTCATGGTAAGATTGAAAACATCTCCGGCACGATTGAAACCTTGCTTATTGTTGTGGCGGGGATATGGATTATCGTTGAATCGACGAAAAAGCTAATGCACCCTGAACCGATTCACCTTCCTTTTCTCGGGGTGGCGATCATGTTAATCGGCGCGCTTATCAATTGGATCGTGGGCAGAATTGTAAAACGGGTGGGGGAGGAGTCCAAATCCGTCGCTATGAAGTCTAATGCGTTGCACCTGCTGACCGATGTATATTCATCGATCGGTGTTGCAGCCAGTCTGCTCGTGGTTAGTCTGACCGATCTGTATATTTTGGACCCTCTGATCGGGATTGGGATTGCGTTGTATATCATGAAGGAAGCTTTGCAGCTGGGGAACGAATCGTTTTTGCCCCTGTTGGATGTGAAGCTGTCAGAAGAAGAGGAAAAACAAATCCGGCAAATTCTGCGTTCTTACGCTGACGAATATGTGGAATATCACGATCTCAGAACCCGGCGGTCGGGTCCGGAAGAACATATCGATCTACATCTGATTGTGGAATCGAAGATGACGGTAGATGAGGCCCATCGCTTATGCGACCGGATCGAGGTGGAGATGCAACGTGCGTTTCCACAGGCGCAAATTTTGATTCATATCGAGCCGGAACACGAAAAACGGGATTAG
- a CDS encoding helix-turn-helix domain-containing protein, with amino-acid sequence MEIGHRLRQARESMGYTLEEMAEETQIHVSYLAALEAGDWNSLPSPYYARAYLRTYGSSLGLDPKSLVQQVRRTGGGVESRRSTRPSPKTGTHQRRRTLPPEPLSGEDGKQVGSRRGKNDRRQGHPESGAAVEETAAGQLALPSRGSSGARRPSLPPDMPEPQELGLSPRKKTRQSLPPSPVVEAEEDQQSSRLHSTHAEDGNQLSRTARSKRGKEGKSSKQTLVTWHIRLLKWGAILLIPATIGLIWLTFFSDGGDAQPETSEKTEGETAAAEERAEETDSAPASDTVLTPIETGENIHDRYELTGADQIELQLKATGECWFQIRSQEAGGMLEDKVLNTGDTFPFSYEDGKTLWLQLGNASNVDVTVNGKKVNTNYQGSKQIQINRVN; translated from the coding sequence ATGGAAATCGGTCACCGACTCCGGCAAGCCAGAGAATCGATGGGTTATACCCTTGAGGAGATGGCAGAAGAAACCCAGATTCATGTTTCCTATCTGGCTGCATTAGAAGCCGGGGATTGGAACAGTTTGCCCAGCCCCTATTATGCCCGCGCCTACCTGCGCACCTATGGAAGCAGTCTGGGGTTGGATCCAAAATCCTTAGTGCAACAAGTACGAAGGACCGGTGGAGGCGTGGAATCTCGTCGCTCCACTCGACCCTCCCCGAAGACGGGAACACACCAACGGAGACGAACACTCCCCCCTGAACCGTTATCGGGGGAAGATGGGAAGCAGGTTGGATCACGGCGGGGAAAAAACGACCGGCGGCAGGGACATCCCGAGAGCGGAGCTGCCGTCGAGGAGACGGCTGCAGGCCAACTGGCGCTTCCCTCTCGGGGATCCAGTGGGGCACGCCGCCCCAGCCTGCCACCGGATATGCCGGAGCCGCAGGAGTTAGGACTGTCTCCACGAAAGAAGACGAGACAGTCACTTCCTCCTTCGCCAGTCGTTGAAGCAGAAGAGGATCAGCAAAGCTCCCGCTTACATAGCACTCATGCTGAAGATGGAAATCAACTTTCCCGCACCGCTCGTTCCAAACGGGGTAAGGAAGGAAAAAGTTCCAAACAGACGCTAGTGACATGGCATATTCGCTTGCTCAAGTGGGGTGCCATCCTCTTGATTCCCGCTACGATTGGCTTGATCTGGTTGACGTTCTTCAGCGATGGGGGCGACGCGCAACCGGAGACATCGGAAAAAACAGAGGGCGAAACAGCAGCTGCTGAAGAGAGAGCGGAAGAAACGGATTCCGCTCCAGCTTCAGATACGGTATTAACCCCAATCGAAACCGGAGAGAACATTCACGACCGCTATGAATTGACGGGTGCGGATCAGATTGAACTGCAACTGAAGGCAACAGGAGAGTGCTGGTTTCAGATTCGAAGCCAGGAGGCGGGAGGGATGTTGGAAGATAAAGTGTTAAATACTGGTGACACTTTTCCGTTTTCATATGAAGATGGAAAAACCCTGTGGTTGCAGCTGGGTAATGCTTCCAATGTCGATGTTACTGTAAACGGTAAAAAGGTGAATACCAATTATCAAGGCAGTAAACAAATTCAAATCAACCGGGTGAATTAA
- a CDS encoding helix-turn-helix domain-containing protein, with amino-acid sequence MSGIGSYLKQTRESLGYTLDQVQKSTKIHIEYLRALENDQYDALPSAFYVRAFLRTYAHSLGLDAQPLLDRYERYAASGRPSVRRMSQPSPQKSDNRPTLPPTRNKMSGTHPRIGRTYSPQSQRMAPPVQPTQPSMDEQQQQAQYYTGQTPPVQPTQPSKPPAQEYQSSRATPPSPSTPAVEQMGQATQRMQPAAMQPQPMQPQPTRSASKQESVSQNTFTPRRVSQEVSRGIEQGDGKPKKKKANWFVRVAAVGALILIPLGAYVSGVWPFTSSQAIDSEQPQNQDTANSGSTPTVDAQTPDEIKLQVAESGSDMEGDLYTLEGAEQIEIEIKANKGDSQFRFGNKVNDSDGEAFELQIGDRKKITDDTMVWFRLGSPSNTEIKVNGLEIDTTAQDVPKSYRIQLEK; translated from the coding sequence GTGTCAGGTATCGGTTCTTATCTGAAACAAACCCGTGAATCGTTGGGTTACACCTTGGATCAAGTGCAAAAGAGCACCAAGATCCATATCGAGTACCTGCGTGCTCTGGAAAACGATCAATACGACGCCTTACCCAGTGCATTTTATGTGCGGGCTTTTTTACGCACATATGCACATAGCCTCGGTTTGGACGCGCAACCGCTGCTCGATCGTTATGAGCGATATGCCGCGTCGGGGCGTCCCTCTGTCCGTCGAATGTCCCAACCCTCGCCGCAGAAATCAGACAACAGGCCGACGCTACCTCCCACCCGCAATAAGATGTCCGGCACTCATCCCCGTATCGGGCGCACTTATTCACCGCAGTCGCAACGAATGGCACCACCAGTTCAACCGACACAGCCGTCGATGGACGAGCAACAGCAGCAGGCGCAATACTATACAGGTCAAACCCCACCGGTTCAACCGACACAACCGTCGAAACCACCAGCGCAAGAATACCAGTCTTCTCGTGCTACACCCCCCTCACCGTCGACACCAGCTGTTGAACAAATGGGACAAGCCACCCAGCGAATGCAACCGGCCGCGATGCAACCACAACCGATGCAACCGCAACCGACGCGCTCTGCTTCCAAGCAGGAATCGGTCAGCCAGAACACCTTTACTCCTCGTCGGGTAAGCCAAGAGGTGAGTAGAGGGATCGAGCAGGGGGACGGGAAACCGAAAAAGAAAAAAGCGAACTGGTTTGTACGCGTAGCCGCTGTCGGCGCACTGATATTGATTCCTCTCGGCGCGTATGTTTCCGGTGTGTGGCCGTTTACCTCCTCACAGGCGATCGATTCGGAGCAACCACAAAATCAGGATACAGCCAACAGTGGTAGCACTCCGACAGTGGATGCCCAAACCCCGGATGAGATTAAGCTGCAGGTGGCGGAATCCGGAAGCGATATGGAGGGGGATCTGTACACCCTGGAAGGGGCGGAACAGATTGAAATTGAGATTAAGGCAAACAAAGGAGATAGCCAATTTCGCTTCGGCAATAAAGTGAACGATTCCGATGGAGAGGCTTTTGAGCTCCAGATTGGCGACCGCAAAAAGATCACCGATGATACGATGGTATGGTTCCGCTTAGGATCACCCTCCAACACCGAGATTAAGGTTAACGGCTTGGAGATCGATACCACAGCCCAAGATGTTCCTAAAAGTTATCGCATTCAGTTGGAGAAATAA